One window from the genome of Elaeis guineensis isolate ETL-2024a chromosome 5, EG11, whole genome shotgun sequence encodes:
- the LOC105044449 gene encoding uncharacterized protein: protein MPAEEPVGAPKRALSYSPSRSPAGARLYGTPSGRQQRSSPAAKKPPEPLRRAVADCLSPSTSNLLHGNPSAVASEAARTLRDYIASPSTTDMAYSVLIEHTLAERDRSPAVVPRCVALLKRYLLRYVPKVQTLRQIDLFCANSIAECESVTNRRVSLWSKSLSQHSGISVAASNAIVPSLPVSDFHSASLVKSLHYVRSLVARHIPKLSFQPLAQSGASTSAKQSLPTLSSLLSRSFTSQLSPEAISNRDSLESRECSSPSASGFSSLEKVDGGENNKYIFVDLVKWRWPGDREDQIFFTRESDGLMMPQDAHTHSFLEVGAAALLVGDMEAKMKEKPWKYSVTQDLPDIDLLQPSTATAATNFASSHSHLKAITASKRMKPGPHQVWKEVSASTFHPRARRLFQYKHYSEQQPLRLNPAEICEVIAEVCSESSSPYANQLNASPQLTKQSGQPATDVAVSVLIKLVIDMYVMDPGIASPLTLYMLEGMLSSQRVASRIRAFDLILNLGVHAQLLEPMLHEDPPPIDEAKPLQEPSLTIEEQPGTQGKMDTESNMQRRMASAVDNFESWLLAILFEILHLLVQTEEREEIVWASALSCLFYFVCDRGKILRSRLEGLDIRVIKTLVEISDEHSWAEVVHCKLICMLANMFYKTSNGAIQAASDAPTFFAEQVDHLGGIDFICLEYSRANSREEKRDLFLVLFDYVVHQINESCLAGGNSAYAYDEIQPVASMLTLADAPEAFYIAVKHGVEGIGEILKSSISAALSNSPNYERQNLLLEKITRKLDATISTFTRLDNEFSYMIRITKSYKSVKSIENGLGETDIGTKARLSWATLHSLLHSDRSAYRHHGYIWLVDLLLSEISEDNDRSIWSNIKKLQQQIGVTGNQDSTDPEVPLPISIMCGLLKSKHNFIRWGFLYVLEKLLMRCKLLLDESEMQHVNHEGVDCSENRLDKANAVIDIMSTALSLVVQINETDYINILKMCDMLFSQLCLRLQTANEMPSGNLKSLSYLFGCTTEIRKDREARVSQETLQNNDCKDELPRNFSTSQGTGRDTPTCETASTAALLLRGQAIAPMQLVARVPTSLFYWPLIQLAGAATDDIALGVAVGSKGRGNLPGATSDIRAALLLLLIGKCTADQEAFLEVEGKEFFRGLLDDTDSRVAYYSAAFLLKRMMTEEPESYQRMLQSLIIKAQQCNNEKLLENPYLQMRGILQLSNDLGTKL from the exons GATTATATAGCCTCCCCATCAACCACTGATATGGCTTACAGTGTACTAATAGAACATACACTTGCAGAGAGAGATCGCAG CCCAGCCGTAGTGCCAAGGTGCGTGGCATTATTAAAACGATATCTTCTTCG GTATGTACCAAAGGTGCAGACTTTGAGGCAGATTGATCTTTTCTGTGCAAACTCAATTGCCGAGTGTGAATCTGTGACCAATCGAAGAGTATCATTGTGGTCcaaatcactaagtcaacattccGGAATATCAGTAGCAGCATCAAATGCTATTGTCCCTTCCTTGCCAGTGTCCGATTTTCATTCTGCTTCACTTGTAAAGTCCCTGCATTATGTTCGTTCTCTGGTGGCACGGCATATTCCAAAACTGTCATTCCAACCACTAGCACAATCTGGTGCCTCAACTTCTGCAAAGCAATCTCTTCCAACTCTATCATCTTTGTTAAGTAGATCATTTACTTCTCAACTAAGTCCAGAAGCTATTAGCAATAGGGACTCTCTTGAGTCAAGAGAATGTTCTAGTCCATCTGCTTCAGGATTCTCAAGTCTAGAGAAAGTTGATGGAGGAGAGAATAATAAGTATATATTCGTTGACCTCGTCAAATGGCGATGGCCTGGGGATAGAGAAGACCAAATATTTTTCACAAGAGAAAG TGATGGTCTTATGATGCCCCAAGATGCCCATACTCATAGTTTCCTAGAGGTTGGTGCTGCAGCTCTTCTGGTGGGGGACATGGAGGCGAAAATGAAGGAAAAGCCGTGGAAATACTCTGTAACACAAGATTTACCTGATATTGACCTGTTGCAACCTTCGACAGCTACTGCAGCTACTAATTTTGCATCATCTCATAGCCATCTAAAAGCTATAACTGCATCGAAGCGCATGAAACCAGGACCTCATCAAGTTTG GAAGGAAGTATCAGCAAGCACATTCCATCCCCGAGCCCGTCGTCTTTTTCAGTACAAACACTACAG TGAGCAGCAACCTTTGAGGCTGAATCCTGCTGAAATTTGTGAAGTGATAGCTGAAGTTTGCTCAGAGTCCTCTTCACCATATGCGAATCAGTTGAATGCCTCACCGCAATTAACTAAGCAGAGTGGGCAGCCGGCCACGGATGTTGCTGTCAGTGTGCTCATCAAGCTTGTTATTGACAT GTATGTGATGGATCCTGGAATTGCTTCTCCTCTCACTCTTTATATGCTAGAG GGTATGCTTAGCTCTCAGAGAGTTGCTTCTAGGATCCGGGCTTTTGATTTAATTCTAAATCTTGGTGTCCATGCACAATTACTGGAGCCTATGTTACACGAAGATCCTCCACCAATTGATGAAGCTAAACCTTTACAAGAGCCTTCTTTGACTATTGAAGAACAACCGGGGACACAGGGAAAGATGGATACAGAGTCCAACATGCAGCGGAGGATGGCTTCAGCTGTTGATAATTTTGAGTCATGGCTTTTGGCCATATTATTTGAGATTCTTCACCTTCTTGTTCAG acagaagaaagggaagaaattGTATGGGCATCTGCTCTAAGTTGTCTATTTTACTTTGTTTGTGATAGAGGAAAAATATTAAGGAGCAGGTTGGAAGGTCTTGACATAAGG GTTATTAAGACCCTTGTAGAGATCAGTGATGAACATTCGTGGGCAGAAGTAGTTCATTGCAAGCTCATCTGCATGTTGGCAAACATGTTCTATAAAACTTCAAATGGAGCTATTCAAGCTGCTTCCGATGCTCCAACATTTTTTGCTGAACAAGTTGATCATCTTGGCGGAATTGACTTCATATGTCTTGAG TACTCACGGGCCAACTCAAGGGAAGAAAAGCGTGATTTATTTCTAGTTCTGTTTGACTATGTTGTACATCAGATAAATGAATCTTGTTTGGCTGGTGGAAATTCTGCCTATGCCTATGATGAGATTCAACCTGTTGCTTCCATGCTTACGCTTGCTGATGCACCTGAAGCCTTTTATATTGCTGTTAAGCATGGCGTGGAAGGCATTggagagattttgaaaagttctATCTCTGCAGCCTTATCAAACTCACCGAACTATGAACGCCAAAATTTG CTCTTGGAGAAGATCACAAGGAAACTTGATGCAACTATAAGCACATTCACCAGATTGGATAATGAATTTTCGTATATGATTCGAATAACAAAATCTTACAAGTCCGTTAAGAGTATTGAGAATGGACTTGGAGAAACTGATATCGGTACAAAAGCTAGACTTTCTTGGGCTACCTTACACTCACTTCTTCACTCAGATAGATCTGCTTATCGCCATCATGGGTATATATGGCTAGTTGATTTGCTTCTGTCAGAAATTAGTGAGGATAATGATAGGAGTATATGGTCAAACATTAAAAAATTGCAGCAACAAATTGGTGTCACTGGCAATCAAGATTCAACTGATCCAGAAGTTCCACTGCCTATCTCTATAATGTGTGGGCTTTTGAAGTCAAAACACAACTTTATTAGGTGGGGCTTTCTTTATGTTTTGGAGAAACTTCTCATGCGATGCAAATTATTGCTTGATGAAAGCGAGATGCAGCATGTAAATCATGAAGGTGTTGATTGTAGTGAAAACCGTCTGGACAAAGCAAATGCAGTTATAGACATAATGAGCACTGCTTTATCACTGGTGGTTCAAATTAATGAGACCGACTATATCAACATCTTGAAG ATGTGTGACATGTTATTTTCTCAATTATGTCTGAGGCTTCAAACTGCAAATGAAATGCCTTCTGGGAATCTTAAAAGCCTCAGCTATCTTTTTGGTTGTACAACTGAAATTCGCAAAGACAGGGAAGCTCGTGTGTCACAAGAAACACTTCAGAATAATGATTGCAAAGATGAGCTGCCACGAAATTTTAGCACCAGTCAGGGCACTGGTCGAGACACTCCAACATGTGAGACAGCATCAACGGCAGCATTGCTTTTGCGAGGACAAGCTATAGCACCTATGCAGCTAGTGGCTCGTGTTCCAACATCATTGTTCTACTGGCCCTTAATACAACTTGCTGGTGCAGCAACTGATGATATTGCACTAGGCGTTGCTGTTGGCAGCAAAGGAAGAGGGAATCTTCCTGGTGCTACATCAGATATACGGGCTGCTCTTCTTTTACTTTTAATTGGTAAATGCACTGCTGATCAAGAAGCTTTTCTTGAAGTTGAAGGCAAAGAGTTTTTCAG AGGACTTTTAGATGATACAGACTCAAGGGTAGCATATTATTCTGCTGCTTTTCTGTTGAAA AGAATGATGACAGAGGAGCCTGAGAGTTACCAACGCATGCTTCAAAGCCTCATTATTAAAGCACAACAG TGCAACAATGAAAAACTTCTGGAGAATCCTTACCTCCAAATGCGTGGAATATTACAGCTATCAAATGATCTTGGAACTAAATTATAA